One part of the Candida albicans SC5314 chromosome R, complete sequence genome encodes these proteins:
- a CDS encoding asparaginase (Putative asparaginase; predicted role in asparagine catabolism; Spider biofilm induced) yields the protein MTPPKRRESSSSITNILTLNNLELGATAGEVRGAGAISEENGLVHHQHHLEDSEHYHTTQVEIESHFSTDDEINHPGNNFNDDQISHLPTIKIKYHRSNSVHSISSANSFDGANNISGDISLLPTIKVLGTGGTIASKGVSSHQTAGYEVDLTIEDLVSTIPDLSQTCQLEYEQVLNIDSKEMDNSSLLKLYHKIQLDLPHYDGIVITHGTDTMEETAFFLQSTINTFKPIVLCGSMRPSTAISSDGPMNLYQAIAIASNRESRGRGVLIALNDRIGSGFYITKSNANSLDTFKSIGQGYVGNFVNNEIRYFFPPAKPLGLTMFHINDLFSSSSSSSAIGGNDIIPCLPEVTIIYAHQGLNNEIFKFVINDLKSKGIILATMGAGSMSDKTNQYLSDLLINNPNYPIVYSKRSMDGMVPIGSLPKVLAVIKDAADNGKPATKKVPFVNAIAGGYLNPQKARILLQLCLNEGMDLSKIKNVFKTV from the coding sequence ATGAcaccaccaaaaagaagagaatCATCTTCCTCAATTACAAATATTCTTACATTAAATAATCTTGAACTTGGAGCAACAGCAGGAGAAGTAAGAGGTGCTGGAGCAATCTCGGAAGAAAATGGCCTTGTTCATCACCAACATCATCTCGAAGATTCAGAACATTATCATACTACTCAAGTAGAAATAGAAAGTCATTTTTCCactgatgatgaaattaatcaTCCtggtaataatttcaatgatGATCAAATTAGTCATTTACcaacaattaaaataaaatatcatcGATCAAATTCAGTTCATTCTATTTCATCAGCCAATTCATTTGATGGTGCTAACAACATTAGTGGGGATATTTCGTTGTTACCGACAATCAAAGTTTTAGGTACTGGTGGAACAATTGCGTCCAAAGGAGTATCATCACATCAAACTGCAGGATATGAAGTTGATTTAACTATTGAAGATTTAGTTTCTACTATCCCTGATTTATCACAAACTTGTCAATTAGAATATGAACAAGtattaaatattgattCTAAAGAAATGGATAATTCCTCATTACTTAAACTTTATCATAAAATTCAACTTGATTTACCACATTATGATGGGATTGTCATTACTCATGGTACAGATACCATGGAAGAAACggcattttttttacaatcaACCATTAATACTTTTAAACCAATTGTATTATGTGGATCTATGAGACCAAGTACAGCAATATCTTCTGATGGACCCATGAATTTATATCAAGCAATAGCCATTGCTTCGAATCGAGAAAGTCGTGGTCGTGGAGTTTTAATTGCTTTGAATGATAGAATTGGTTCTGGATTTTATATCACCAAATCAAACGCTAATTCTTTAGATACTTTCAAATCTATTGGTCAAGGTTATGTGGGaaattttgttaataatgaaattagaTATTTTTTCCCTCCAGCAAAACCTTTAGGTTTAACCATGTTTCAtataaatgatttattttcatcatcatcttcttcttctgctATTGGCGGTAACGACATTATACCTTGTTTACCTGAAgtaacaataatttatGCTCATCAAGgattaaataatgaaatatttaaatttgtcATTAATGATCTAAAATCCAAGGGGATTATTTTAGCTACTATGGGTGCTGGTAGTATGTCAGATAAAACtaatcaatatttatcTGATTTGTTAATTAATAATCCTAATTATCCAATTGTTTATAGTAAACGATCAATGGATGGGATGGTTCCAATTGGTTCATTACCTAAAGTACTAGCAGTAATAAAAGACGCCGCTGACAATGGTAAACCGGCAACCAAAAAAGTTCCATTTGTTAATGCTATAGCTGGTGGATATTTAAACCCACAAAAAGCAAGaatattattacaattatGTTTGAATGAAGGTATGGATTTATCAAAGATTAAAAATGTATTCAAAACTGTATAA
- a CDS encoding uncharacterized protein (Protein of unknown function; Spider biofilm induced), whose protein sequence is MPIHNDPENDNELINQSIPVTTIARLFKELSFKDPQTRITLSTLELSSEYIKLFINEAIIRANEERIDEGDTLVQIDGIDNVTSTAKNNQETQYPTIDEIEDSMRIDDDDDSNNINIGTVNEDDDDELIDDDYFQDESDTQRQLRQAMDAVNDTTRNNNHNNNRNRTTTTTTNNNNNNNNNNNNNNNTDNNHADNILDSRHLAKIAGILTLDF, encoded by the coding sequence ATGCCAATCCATAATGATCCTGagaatgataatgaattaatcaatcaatctaTTCCTGTGACAACCATTGCTAGACTATTCAAAGAATTATCTTTTAAAGATCCCCAGACCAGAATCACCTTGAGTACATTAGAATTGTCATCGGAATATATTAAACTATTCATCAATGAAGCCATTATTCGAGCAAATGAAGAGCGTATAGATGAAGGTGACACATTAGTACAAATAGATGGTATTGATAATGTGACATCCACagcaaaaaataatcaagaGACTCAATATCCTACAATAGATGAGATTGAAGATTCTATGagaattgatgatgatgacgatagtaataatattaatattggTACTgttaatgaagatgatgatgatgaattgattgatgatgattatttCCAAGATGAATCAGATACACAAAGACAATTACGTCAAGCAATGGATGCTGTGAATGATACAACTCggaataataatcataacaataatagaaataggactactactactactactaataataataataataataataataataataataataataataacactGATAATAATCATGCTGATAATATTTTAGATTCAAGACATCTAGCGAAAATTGCTGGGATTTTAACCCTAGATTTTTAG
- a CDS encoding uncharacterized protein (Has domain(s) with predicted dynactin complex localization) has protein sequence MSRIYNDSFIYCSEIPIDLNRIDTNFLYPLSELYFCPICQYPKAPYQTSFKIDYKFCSNCLTDYTKNNDLKLTKCIKNCFICPECTISNLNIKVFDHDNNGKAFEFNCGYCQYSFKTKVIYKPKPLYKIIMDEMDDPFHKLCQEIKQGVLKQRETRNDTTKIDTNIDELQLKLQNLNMYNNDEDHEEIERGKYPLSNKLTTKKTLRCLDCNNLVFSPIIENIPPTVNKAAVKFNAIDYLPTISMSKILNDQSNWKTHQVMLLHFINPLKTKVHINVSIPSSLQIKHTTENTNLAITTTPIPTTTIKLTILRNEFTLGGNTPGTNVVKTIPTALLTTNTSISKSELILRKGDSMYKQPPSSIEEIEENLDDYIEKGINWCSIPIIIKFRNNKSQFKLPENFSFKLPIYVNLKSDIIPISLAKISDRFSLGYWNVIELNNINIT, from the coding sequence ATGTCAAGAATTTATAATGATTCATTCATATATTGTTCTGAGATCCCCATTGATTTAAATAGAATTGATACTAATTTCCTATATCCGCTACTGGAACTATATTTTTGTCCAATATGCCAATATCCTAAAGCTCCTTATCAAACATcattcaaaattgattataaattttgtaGTAATTGTTTGACCGATTATAcgaaaaataatgatttgaaattaaccAAATGTATCaagaattgttttatttgtCCTGAATGTACTATCctgaatttaaatattaaaGTGTTTGATcatgataataatggtaaggcatttgaattcaattgtgGTTATTGTCAATATAGTTTTAAAACCAAAGTGATATATAAACCCAAACCGttatataaaataattatGGATGAAATGGATGATCCATTCCATAAATTGTGtcaagaaatcaaacaagGAGTTTTAAAACAAAGAGAAACCAGAAATGATACTACAAAAATTGATACCAATATTGACGaattacaattgaaattacaaaatcTAAATATGTATAATAATGACGAGGACCATGAGGAAATTGAAAGAGGGAAATATCCATTGAGTAATAAATTGACTACTAAAAAAACATTAAGATGTTTAgattgtaataatttagTGTTTTCaccaataattgaaaatattccACCAACGGTAAATAAAGCTGCCGTTAAATTCAATGCCATTGATTATTTACCAACTATAAGTATGTCgaaaatattaaatgatcaatcaaattggaaaacCCATCAAGTAATGCTTTTACATTTCATTAACCCCTTGAAAACCAAAGTTCACATTAATGTTAGTATTCCTAGTTCATTACAAATCAAACATACTACCGAAAACACCAACCTAGCGATAACCACAACACCCATACCTACAACCACAATCAAATTAACTATTCTTAGAAATGAATTCACTTTGGGTGGTAATACTCCCGGCACAAATGTAGTTAAAACCATTCCAACGGCATTGTTAACAACCAACACCTcgatttcaaaatcagaATTAATACTTCGGAAAGGTGATTCAATGTATAAACAACcaccatcatcaattgaagaaattgaagagaATTTAGAtgattatattgaaaaaggaATAAATTGGTGTAGTATTCCTATAATTATTAAGTTTcgaaataataaatctcAATTTAAATTGCCAGAAAATTTCCTGTTCAAATTACCAATTTATGTTAATTTGAAAAGTGATATCATACCTATATCATTAGCTAAAATTAGTGATAGATTTTCTTTAGGATATTGGAatgtaattgaattaaataatataaatataacttag
- a CDS encoding uncharacterized protein (Protein with a phosphoglycerate mutase family domain; Hap43-repressed gene): MVQTNLAMLVPFLIATTLAFPQVILASSSYELPKFTSSSKYFGQSDTDIDVSKVNVSDNFGLINKYSWKDVIDSLSDNEKLFYIQRHGEGWHNIAPQNFSSADWDCYWQLQPGRDGVVWEDAELTPNGVQQIEKLSHQIQTTKNLPWPVKYFTSPLRRTLQTWELTWKDLKHETPLIKELARETYGIQTESKRHNKTYIHTNWPIFEFEKGFTEDDELWKPNKRETGQHRKYRAAALLTGIFDQTSTDDKVISLVSHSGLIGSILEVVGHRDYPIATGSLIPVIIHKKKKKTITYDLDKPDKTYADICPSPPASISGAPSHYSTIAE, encoded by the coding sequence ATGGTTCAAACAAATTTAGCGATGTTGGTTCCTTTCTTGATTGCTACTACTTTGGCATTCCCGCAAGTCATTCTTGCCTCTTCATCATATGAACTCCCAAAATTCACTTCTTCGTCCAAATATTTTGGTCAGTCTGATACAGATATCGATGTTTCCAAAGTAAATGTCAGTGATAATTTTGGATTGATAAACAAGTATTCTTGGAAAGACGTTATTGATAGTTTAtctgataatgaaaaattattttatattcAAAGACACGGTGAAGGATGGCATAATATTGCTCCACAAAACTTTTCTAGTGCCGATTGGGATTGTTATTGGCAATTACAACCTGGTCGTGATGGTGTTGTTTGGGAAGATGCTGAATTGACTCCTAATGGTgtacaacaaattgaaaaattgtctCATCAGATCCAAACCACCAAAAATTTGCCTTGGCCAGTAAAATATTTTACTAGTCCATTAAGAAGAACTTTACAAACTTGGGAACTAACTTGGAAGGATTTGAAACATGAAACTCCTCTTATCAAAGAGTTGGCTAGAGAAACTTATGGTATTCAAACCGAAAGTAAACGTCACAATAAAACTTACATTCACACTAATTGgccaatttttgaatttgaaaaagggTTCACCGAAGACGATGAACTATGGAAACCTAATAAACGTGAAACTGGTCAACATCGTAAGTATAGGGCAGCAGCTTTATTAACAGGAATCTTTGACCAAACTTCAACCGATGATAAAGTGATTAGTTTGGTTTCTCATTCGGGGTTGATTGGGTCTATTTTGGAAGTTGTTGGTCATCGTGATTATCCTATTGCCACTGGTAGTTTAATCCCAGTGATTATTcataaaaagaaaaagaagactATAACTTATGATTTGGATAAACCAGATAAAACTTATGCTGATATTTGTCCTAGTCCACCAGCCCTGATTTCAGGTGCCCCTAGTCACTACAGTACTATTGCTGAATAA
- the PGA12 gene encoding Pga12p (Putative GPI-anchored protein), whose product MQQFLTLGALWTLFNVATTISLPKYSSSQTYFAQSDPNIPVSQVDDTNNFGLKSQYSWDDVVSNLASNEKLFFLQRHGQGWHNVAPSNFSRVDWNCYWAEQSGRDGVVWEDAELTPKGVQQIQNLHQRIKDTPDFPQPEKFFVSPLRRTLQTWNITWNGLPHKTPLIKEFAREIYGIDSESKRHNKTFIHNYVPSFEFESGFTEQDENWSPDKSESDQHCDYRAAVLLQDIFNDSPDEKVISVVLHSGIIYCLLDVVGHRYFPMATGGAIPVVIAIENYNTDYPLNDAWDTFKDWCPNPPASISGTATSTATGSA is encoded by the coding sequence ATGCAACAGTTTTTAACTTTGGGTGCACTTTGGACTTTGTTCAATGTCGCTACCACAATTTCGCTTCCAAAATACTCCTCTTCACAAACTTATTTTGCTCAATCTGATCCTAACATTCCTGTTTCTCAAGTAGATGACACGAACAATTTCGGTTTGAAAAGTCAATATTCTTGGGATGACGTTGTTAGCAATTTAGcatcaaatgaaaaattgttcTTCTTGCAAAGACATGGTCAAGGATGGCATAATGTGGCACCAAGCAATTTTTCTCGTGTTGACTGGAACTGTTATTGGGCCGAGCAATCAGGCCGTGATGGAGTTGTGTGGGAAGACGCTGAGTTAACTCCTAAAGGtgttcaacaaattcaaaaccTTCATCAAAGAATTAAAGATACTCCGGATTTTCCTCAACCagagaaattttttgttagtCCATTAAGAAGAACTTTACAAACCTGGAATATTACTTGGAATGGATTGCCCCATAAAACTCCTTTGATTAAAGAGTTTGCACGTGAAATTTATGGAATTGATTCTGAAAGTAAACGTCATAATAAAACTTTTATTCATAACTATGTTCCtagttttgaatttgaatccGGTTTCACTGAACAAGATGAGAATTGGTCACCAGATAAATCAGAAAGTGATCAACATTGTGACTACCGTGCTGCCGTTTTATTACAAGATATTTTTAATGATTCACCTGATGAAAAAGTTATTAGTGTTGTGTTACACTCAGGTATCATCTATTGTTTGTTAGATGTTGTCGGTCATCGGTACTTTCCCATGGCTACTGGTGGTGCTATTCCGGTAGTAATTGCAATTGAAAACTACAACACTGATTATCCGTTGAATGATGCTTGGGATACTTTCAAAGATTGGTGTCCCAACCCACCAGCTCTGATTTCTGGAACTGCCACATCTACTGCTACAGGGTCAGCTTAG
- a CDS encoding uncharacterized protein (Ortholog(s) have histone acetyltransferase activity, role in histone acetylation and Ada2/Gcn5/Ada3 transcription activator complex localization) yields the protein MSSDQFELSDDTKPEVPNTFPIEDEQSQQQDASKSRDFPTESAKETIINRLRNIPHEELKEILTNQLDLEIQLKHRELNISDNEIGKIESQMLMLRKFFDIPNDKKLNNEPTDFTTKYFDILQKSLTSTYDNFKQLPEAPPQLNPSYLDGNKSGASPVSQPVHSYRTRSTTSSLRPSATSIASGIRNPSLGCLYRRTDGVVVRLTCPNCQRSNFSSAQGFLNHSRIAHSKEYTSQDAAALKCGDILPEIKQDLTGEASIKMLVERGLDPTRNLNVNEFLFGRINTATTSTGEQNSATDGSSTMNLSSSNARKLEGKRDSGGSGGDNNEQLTQPQPITTSPTIEPSNELMKKLIKEGTMNKEEYEKLLKETKEPTSNSHLFDDETEEVGDSEESSLSTTPSCSKSVSLNDRKRRQSRGGINISISKDMEVHEPEEKKLKT from the coding sequence ATGAGTAGCgatcaatttgaattgagTGACGATACAAAACCAGAAGTACCAAATACTTTCCCCATTGAGGATGAACAACTGCAACAACAGGATGCGTCGAAATCGAGAGATTTCCCCACTGAATCGGCAAAAGAGACCATTATTAATCGATTACGAAACATACCACATGAAGAActaaaagaaatattaaCGAATCAGCTTGACTTGGAGATTCAACTAAAACATAGAGAACTAAATATATCTGACAATGAAATTggcaaaattgaatcacAAATGTTAATGCTAAGGAAGTTCTTTGACATAcctaatgataaaaaacTCAACAATGAACCTACTGATTTTACCACAAAATATTTCGACATACTTCAAAAATCGTTAACGTCAACTTATGATAATTTCAAGCAACTACCGGAAGCTCCACCACAACTCAACCCCAGTTATTTGGATGGCAACAAAAGTGGAGCATCACCAGTTTCTCAACCTGTGCATTCATACAGAACAAGATCTACGACATCATCGTTGCGTCCATCGGCGACCTCAATTGCTTCAGGGATCCGGAATCCTAGTTTGGGATGTTTATATCGACGAACAGATGGGGTTGTTGTAAGGTTAACTTGCCCCAATTGTCAAAGAagtaatttttcatcagcACAAGGCTTTTTAAATCATAGTCGAATAGCACATTCAAAAGAATATACCTCACAAGATGCAGCAGCATTGAAATGTGGTGACATATTGCCCGAGATTAAACAGGATCTTACCGGTGAAGCAAGTATAAAAATGTTAGTGGAGAGGGGACTTGATCCAACTAGAAACTTGAATGTTAATGAGTTTTTGTTCGGAAGAATAAATACTGCAACAACATCTACAGGAGAACAAAATAGTGCCACTGACGGATCGTCTACAATGAACcttagtagtagtaatgCCCGAAAATTGGAAGGGAAAAGAGATAGTGGcggtagtggtggtgataataACGAGCAACTTACACAACCACAGCCAATTACAACATCACCAACGATAGAACCTCTGAATgagttgatgaaaaaacTAATCAAAGAAGGCACAATGAATAAAGAGGAATATGAAAAGCttttgaaagaaacaaaagagCCCACCAGTAATTCTCATTTGTTTGATGACGAGACTGAAGAAGTTGGCGATTCAGAAGAATCTAGTTTAAGTACAACTCCGAGCTGTTCAAAACTGGTTAGTTTAAATGATAGGAAGAGAAGACAATCTCGTGGAGGtattaatatttcaatatcGAAAGACATGGAAGTGCATGAACCTGAAGAAAAGAAGTTAAAAACATGA
- the UTP5 gene encoding Utp5p (Putative U3 snoRNA-associated protein; Hap43p-induced gene; mutation confers resistance to 5-fluorocytosine (5-FC), 5-fluorouracil (5-FU), and tubercidin (7-deazaadenosine); physically interacts with TAP-tagged Nop1p) gives MSGPIICSKFDQSGNYLATGMVALDSHQVKVQSITSSQASLNTSFTLEKSNKLVNLAWIPSDSIQLLALCLSKGSILIYSPQTNEIVSELISSANVSILDFHYSTTTRTGWSCDIEGNVYEWDLNSYLLVDSFKVNEYIESVDSINRISTVMFNSQPHLLLGSNAVYLFNIKQRELVKTFPGHIQPVNSITALNNDMFLTSAKGDRFVNLYQLDKTATKAVFLGSSSVSSLSVSIKDDKSVLVIINEEGDIEIFNNPLADAKSQVSTPVPKKKRKQVGVSSRSFNASIKLSRPEPEIKSPQDTHLFINAVSTEDNLITFTWLENSTIPFFDTLKWIDETGSLLLESAKVLLKSKPNLKVTQHLTNGHDVAAPKLYTEGHTIVSDGSNIRDLEFQDHQEDEEDTEESLAEKLERLAMDQTSQQKSRRRKLEEARSGVSLSIVLTQSLKNNDQALLETVLSNRDPITIQNTISRLDPYSCVTFLDKLSEKIQRQPTRFDQVSFWLKWILVIHGPTMASLPNLSIKLSSLRAVLNKKAEELPRLLELQGRLKLMDDSAALRNEFSAEEIAEDLEERSDIEYNEEIDDAKYVGVISDDESMDDVDDFDDLDDEEEEEEEEEEDGIPDAANLDDREDSDLE, from the coding sequence ATGTCAGGACCaataatttgttcaaaGTTTGATCAGTCGGGGAACTATTTGGCAACCGGTATGGTTGCTCTTGATTCCCATCAAGTCAAAGTTCAATCCATAACCTCATCTCAAGCATCGTTAAATACATCATTCACCTtggaaaaatcaaacaaattagTAAATTTAGCATGGATCCCATCAGATTCAATACAATTGTTAGCTCTTTGTTTATCCAAGGGAAGTATTTTGATATATTCTCCTcaaacaaatgaaattgttcTGGAATTGATTAGTTCTGCAAATGTCTCAATTTTGGATTTCCATTACTCAACAACTACTAGAACTGGGTGGTCTTGCGATATAGAAGGAAACGTGTACGAATGGGATTTGAATTCTTATTTGTTAGTTGATTCTTTCAAAGTCAATGAATACATTGAATCTGTTGATTCGATAAATAGAATATCTACAGTAATGTTCAATTCTCAACCGCATTTATTGCTTGGTTCAAACGCAGTCTACcttttcaatattaaaCAAAGAGAACTTGTGAAAACTTTCCCAGGTCATATTCAACCAGTAAACTCGATAACAGCTTTAAACAACGACATGTTTTTAACGAGTGCTAAAGGTGACCGATTTGTCAATTTGTATCAACTTGATAAAACTGCCACAAAGGCAGTCTTTTTGGGTCTGTCCTCAGTATCGAGCTTATCAGTTTCTATAAAAGACGACAAGTCAGTTTTGGTGattattaatgaagaagGTGATATTGAGATTTTCAACAATCCATTAGCAGACGCCAAATCTCAAGTTTCCACTCCTGTaccgaaaaagaaaagaaagcaaGTTGGTGTTTCTTCAAGATCATTCAAtgcatcaattaaattatctCGTCCAGAACCAGAAATCAAAAGCCCACAAGATACacatttatttatcaatgCTGTTTCCACTGAAGATAACTTGATCACATTCACTTGGTTGGAAAATTCAACTATCCCATTCTTTGACACCCTTAAATGGATTGATGAAACCGGTTCTTTGCTTCTTGAATCAGCCAAAGTATTGCTAAAATCTAAACCAAATTTAAAAGTCACTCAACATTTGACTAACGGTCACGATGTGGCCGCACCAAAACTTTATACTGAAGGGCACACCATTGTGAGTGATGGCAGTAATATCAGAGATTTGGAATTTCAAGACCATCAAGAGGATGAAGAGGACACTGAGGAATCTTTGGCTGAAAAATTAGAGCGATTGGCAATGGATCAAACTTcacaacaaaaatcaagaagaaggaaaCTAGAAGAGGCAAGAAGTGGTGTATCTTTATCGATTGTATTAACCCaatctttgaaaaataatgatcaaGCTTTATTAGAAACCGTGTTATCGAATCGTGATCCTATCACTATTCAAAACACAATCAGTAGATTAGACCCTTATTCATGTGTCACATTTTTGGATAAATTGAGTGAGAAGATTCAACGTCAACCAACAAGATTTGATCAAGTGAGTTTTTGGCTCAAATGGATCCTTGTGATTCATGGTCCAACTATGGCTTCTTTGCCAAACTTGAGCATCAAACTATCTAGCTTACGTGCAGTATTAAATAAGAAAGCTGAAGAATTGCCAAGATTATTAGAATTACAAGGTagattgaaattaatggaTGATTCTGCTGCATTGAGAAATGAGTTTAGTGCTGAAGAAATAGCTGAAGATCTTGAAGAACGAAGTGATATTGAATacaatgaagaaattgatgatgcaAAGTATGTTGGGGTGATCAGCGACGACGAAAGCATGGATGATGTGGATGACTTTGATGATCTTGACgatgaagaggaagaggaagaggaagaagaggaagatgGTATTCCTGATGCTGCAAATTTAGATGATAGAGAAGATTCTGATCTTGAATAa
- the FDH3 gene encoding bifunctional alcohol dehydrogenase/S-(hydroxymethyl)glutathione dehydrogenase (Glutathione-dependent formaldehyde dehydrogenase; glycine catabolism; repressed by Efg1 in yeast, not hyphal growth conditions; induced by Mnl1 under weak acid stress; Spider biofilm repressed) yields the protein MSESTVGKPITCKAAVAWEAAKPLVIEDVTVAPPKAHEVRIKVLYSGVCHTDAYTLSGVDPEGAFPVILGHEGAGIVESVGEGVTNVKPGDHVIALYTPECKECKFCKSGKTNLCGKIRATQGKGVMPDGTPRFTCKGKEILHFMGCSTFSQYTVVADISVVAINEKAEFEKACLLGCGITTGYGAATITANVQEGDNVAVFGGGCVGLSVIQGCKERKVNKIILVDINDKKEEWGKQFGATDFVNSTKLPEGTTIVDKLIEMTDGGCDYTFDCTGNVNVMRNALEACHKGWGTSIIIGVAAAGKEISTRPFQLVTGRVWKGAAFGGVKGRSQLPGIVEDYLDGKLKVEEFITHREPLDKINTAFDEMHGGDCIRAVVSLW from the exons ATGTCTGAATCTACTGTTGGAAAG CCAATTACATGTAAAGCCGCTGTTGCTTGGGAAGCTGCTAAGCCATTGGTCATCGAAGATGTCACCGTTGCCCCACCAAAAGCACATGAAGTCCGTATCAAAGTCTTATACAGTGGTGTTTGTCACACTGATGCATACACGTTAAGTGGTGTTGATCCAGAAGGTGCCTTCCCAGTCATTTTGGGACACGAGGGTGCTGGTATCGTTGAAAGTGTCGGTGAAGGTGTCACCAACGTCAAACCAGGTGATCATGTTATTGCCTTGTACACTCCAGAATGTAAAGAATGTAAATTCTGTAAATCTGGAAAAACTAATTTGTGTGGTAAAATCAGAGCTACTCAAGGTAAGGGTGTTATGCCAGATGGTACTCCAAGATTCACATGTAAAGGTAAAGAAATTCTTCATTTCATGGGTTGCTCTACCTTCTCCCAATACactgttgttgctgataTTTCTGTCGTTGccattaatgaaaaagCTGAGTTTGAAAAAGCTTGTTTGTTAGGATGTGGTATTACTACTGGTTACGGTGCGGCCACCATTACTGCAAATGTCCAAGAAGGTGATAATGTTGCTGtctttggtggtggttgtgtTGGTTTATCTGTTATCCAAGGTtgtaaagaaagaaaagtcAACAAGATCATTTTGGTTGATATAAACgacaaaaaagaagaatggGGTAAACAATTTGGTGCCACTGATTTTGTCAACTCAACTAAATTGCCAGAGGGGACTACCATTGTcgataaattaattgaaatgaCCGATGGTGGTTGTGACTACACTTTTGATTGTACTGGTAACGTCAACGTCATGAGAAATGCATTAGAAGCTTGTCACAAAGGTTGGGGTACTTCTATTATCATTGGggttgctgctgctggtAAAGAAATCTCTACCAGACCATTTCAATTAGTTACCGGTAGGGTGTGGAAAGGTGCTGCCTTTGGTGGTGTTAAAGGTAGATCTCAATTGCCAGGTATAGTTGAAGATTACTTGGATGGTAAACTCAAGGTTGAAGAATTCATCACCCACAGAGAACCATTGGACAAGATCAACACTGCTTTCGATGAAATGCACGGAGGCGACTGTATTAGAGCTGTTGTTTCTTTATGGTGA